The region CAGATTTGATTTCCGGCAAAAACTGGACGGAGATTGTGGGTGATCTTTTAACATTTCATAATACGAAAGAAAATATAGATGTTCAGGATATCCGGTTTTCTTTTTCAGAAGAAGAGGGTAAGGAAATTGAATATGTCTTGGAAAAAGGAAAAGAAGTGTATCAGGAATATCAACCTTTTGAAAAATCTTCATTTATTAATCCTGAACAGCTGATTCGTGAGAATTTTCATAACAGTCTGCAGAATTTAGATGATACTTTCCGGGATTATGAAAAGAGGTGGGATGAGATTCAGTCACTGATCATAAATTTTAAGCCTGTGTATGAAGAAAAGAAAAAACAGGATTTTAGTCAGAATTTTCAAAAATTATCATCTTTAATCAATGAAACGGAAGTGATTACCTCTGTTCTTAATCAAAATTCCGAAGAATTTCATCCGGAAATTACAAATGGTTTTTTCTATAAGTTCACCGCATTGTTTTCTTCCGCAAAGAAAAAGAAGATCAGTAATCAGAAAAGATTATTGGAAATAAGTTCAGCAATTAAAAAGATAAGTTTAAATGAATTTTTTCCTTCGATCGAACTGTCCGACAATCTTTGGAACAATAGAAATGAAATTCTAAATTACCGTCAGAAAATACAACATCTTCAGTCCGAATTTTCGTCCCAACTGGAACAACAGTTCAATACTATTGATTTCCTGAATGTTTTTGATCCTGTAATTTCCGGAAAAGAAACGGAGATAATTGCCCAGCGGATTCAGCAGTTGAAAAAAAATATTTCAAATGATCAGTGGGTGAAAGATCTGAACTTTGGAAACACCTATCAAAACTTTGATCAGTATATGATTGCTGTTTTGGATCAATACAGAACGTATAGAAATCATCCTGAAAATCCGTTGTTGGCAGAATTTAACTGGTTTTATTTTTACCAGCCTTTAAATGTTTTCCAGAAAAAGATGTTGGAAAAACTTCAGTCCGTTAGTAATTGGAAAGCTTCTTTCTATGCTGCCTATTTTCCGTTATTGTTGAGTAAATATTCTGATTCTCAACTTAATTTTAATGAAAAGAATTACGAAGAAATTAGAAAGCAGATAATGCAGTACAGATCTTCCCAGCAGAATTTTATTCAGTATTTCTGGAATGATGCTCAGCAAAATGCAGTGAAGACCTTTGAGCAAACGAATAAAGATATTACAGTTGCTAATCTTTATAATAAGCGGAGCAGTGTAAATCATAAAAGATTAACATTGAGGCAGATTGTTCAAAAGGATATCGATCTTTTTACCAAATTTTTCCCTATTATTCTTACCACACCCGATGCATGCAGCAATCTTTTTCAGGGGAAGAACTTTTACTTTGATCATGTGGTATTCGACGAAGCCAGCCAGCTGAAACTGGAAGACAATCTTCCGGCCATGCTGAAAGGGAAAAATATCATTATTGCAGGAGATGAGCATCAGATGCCGCCTTCCAATTATTTCAGTAAAGTTTTTGACGGAACAATTGAAGATGAGGACGAGATTGAATCTGAAAATGAAGTGATCACCTATAAAAATTCCTTGTTAAATATTGAATCTTTATTGGATTTTGCTACGGAAAGTCAGTTTGAAAAAAATCATCTGGACTTCCATTACCGATCAAAACATCCTTATTTGATTGATTTTTCAAATCATGCGTTTTATAATTCGCGGTTGAAGCCTCTTCCTATAAAATCTGAAAGTGTACCGATTGAGTTCTTTCAGGTGGATGGAATTTTTGATGACCATAAAAATAAGGAAGAAGCAGAAAAAGTACTGGAAATTTTACAGAACATTCAGCCTTTGAAAGATGGAAATTATCCGTCGGTGGGAATTGCCACCTTTAATATTTCGCAGCGAAATTATATTAAAAGAAAAATTGTTCAGGAAACCAATCTTCCCGGAAATGAGGTTTTTAAAGAAAAGATCCAGGGACTGGAGGCGGCCGGGTTGTTCATCAAAAACCTTGAAAATATTCAGGGTGATGAAAGAGATATTATTATCCTGTCTACAACCTATGGAAGAAAACCTGGAGGGAAGTTTATCCAGAGCTTTGGGCCAATCAATCATACAAAAGGGTATAAATTGCTGAATGTTATTATCACAAGAGCGAAAGAAAAGATCTACGTGTGTAATTCGATTCCTGAAGAGATTTTCTCGAATTATAAAGAAGCTTTGGCTCAGGAAGGTTCAAATAACAGAAAAGCTGTTTTGTATGCGTATCTGGCGTATTGTAAAGCGGTGAGCGGTAAAAATGAAAATCAAAGACTGGAAATTCTGAATACACTGGATCAGTTTGGCTATACGAATCGTGCCGAGAAAAACAATGGTTCCAGCGCTTTTATTGATGTAATTTATAACCGATTAGAGAAAGATCTTCCTCATTTGAAGTTACTGAAGAATCATCATTTTGGAGGCTATGAATTTGATATTCTCATTGAAAAAGAAGATGGGAAATCTATTATAGTCGAAGCAATGAGTAAAGAAAAATATTCCGGAAATCTTGGATATCTGGAAGATGTACATAAAGAAAAGATCGTAAAGAATACGGGTTCTGAATACGTAAGAATATGGAGCCAGAACTGTTGGCAAAACTTTGATGCTGAAATACAGAAAATACATAAAAAAATATCATGACAGAACAATTAAAAAATGCACCGGAAACTATTCAATTTAAAGAAGTAATTGCTCATATTGATGATCATTACCATTTTACACCAACGAAATTTACCAATGGAAATACGGTAAATGAAGAAAACCAGAATAATGGTTCGTGTAAAGTGTTCAGCTATGCAAAACTGAATAGTTTATCAAAAGAAGATACTTTACATCTTTTCGGAGAGTTTTACAGAGAAGATGTGTTGAAAAATCCTGAAGGAACAGATCATCAGAACATCAGAAACTTTATTGAATTTGGCTGGGGCGGAATTGCTTTTGAAGGTGAGGCTCTAATTAAAAAATAAATTAAAATGCCTCCCTGTCATTCTGACGAAGGAAGAATCTCTATATAAAAAACGGATTCTTCCTTCGTCAGAATGACAACTAACTGTTCATTAAAAACTTAAAAACACAGGAATCATGTCATCCAATAAAAACGCGCTCATCCGGTATAAAACACTCGATAAATGCCTGAAAAATAAATACAGGAAATATACACTCGAAGATCTTATCGACGAATGTTCCGAAGCATTATTCGAATTTGAAGGAAAAGAATCTTTCGTAAGCAAACGTACCGTGCAACTGGATTTGCAGAATATGCGAAGTGAAAAGTTCGGGTATGAAGCACCGATTGAAGTCTATGAAAGAAAATATTACAGGTACAGCGATCCTGAATACAGCATTCATAACATTTCGGTAAATGAAAGTGATCTGAAAGCAATGAATAATGCAGTGCAGATTCTAAAGCAGTTCAAGGATTTCTCGATGTTCAAGGAAATGAACGGGGTAATTCAGAAGCTGGAAGACTCTATTCATTCGACCAGTCAGAAATCAATTATCCACTTGGATAAAAATGAGCAGTTAAAAGGATTGGAACATATCGATATGCTGTATGATGCTATTTTAAATAAAAAAGTTTTAAATATCACTTATAAAAGCTTTAAAGCCAGAGAATCTGATTCTTATGTTGTACATCCGCAACTGCTGAAAGAGTTTAATAACCGTTGGTTTCTGATTTGTTTTAATAAAGACTATGCCTATAATCTGGCATTAGATAGGATGGAAAACATTCAGGTCGAAGAAAAAATAGAGTATATCGATAAAAACCTGGATGGAGATGAATACTTTAAAGATATTGTAGGAGTAACGGTTTCTCCGACTATGGCTCCTAGAAATGTTGTGTTTTTTGTAGATGCTGCCAATGCACCTTACGTAAAAACAAAACCCTTTCATGCAAGCCAGGAAATTATAAGTGAGACGAATGAAGGGATAATTTTTAAAATATGTGTTCAGCTTAACTATGAATTGGAAAGACTTTTACTTGGGTTCGGAGAATCTTTGGTGGTTCATAAGCCGAGAAAACTAAGGCTGAGATTACAGGAGAAGTTTATGGCAGCTCATAAAAACTATGAAAATTTTGTTGCGGATGATGAAGATTGAGTGTTTTTAAATTTATGGCTTAAAAATTGTATCTCTTAAAAAACATAAAAAAATAAATAGTATGAAATCAAGAATATTTAAAGCTGTTCTCGCGGTTGTAGCACCTTTGGTAATTGAATTTATAGTAAAGAAAATTTCCGAAAAACTGGATAAAAAATCACAGGAAGCAGAGCCTAAAAAACTTCCTGCATAAAATTAGAAGTAGTTAGATTTAATATTATAGAAAAGAGACTGTTGATTTTGTAACAGTCTCTTTTTGCTTTTATATGAATATATTGTCATTCTGACGAAGGAAGAATCTTATAAATCAAAAGATTCTTCCTTCGTCAGAATGACACAATTGTATTTCAAAAATCAGATAAAATCATACACTCCATTTTTCCAGCCCAACACTTTAGAAGAATCTGCTTTCAACCAATTCTTAAGAATGGTAGCATATACTTTTCTAAAATCTTCAGAATAAATTAAATCGCCTTCATTCAAATGCGTTAAATCGGGAAGAGTATTCAAAAGTCCTTTCTTTTTCAATCCTCCACTGATGAAAAACATTTGATTGGCTGTTCCGTGATCCGTTCCGTTACTCGCATTTTGGGCTACACGACGACCAAATTCGGAGAAGGTCATTAATAAAATATTATCAAAAAGTCCGTTACTTTTCATGTCGGCAACAAAAGATTTTACCGCTTCATTAATGTCTGCAAATAATTTTTGCTGTCTTTCATTTTGATTGACGTGGGTATCAAAGCTTCCGACCGATAAATAATACACTCTTGTATTAATATCGGATTTTATTAATGAAGAAACAGTTTTAAAATCTTTTCCCAATTGGGAATTCGGGTAGGTTTGCTCTGTCTTTTTAGCTTTACTCTTTTCAAAAATATAACCGGCATTGTTGATGGTTGAACCTAATGTCTGATATAAATAAGAAACAGTCTCGTCGTCGTGATGGTGGTCATATAATGATTTGAAATATTTTTCCTGACTCGTCTGATACAGCCTTTTCGGATCTTTAAAGGCAAATGCCTTATTGTTTTGTCCTTTTAAAGCTAAACTTAGCATGTCATCAACTTCTAACGCTTGTGTCGGATGTTCGCAGCGATAGCATTCTTCATCCAGAAATCTTCCTAGCCAGCCTGTTTCAAGATATTGATCACTTCTGCTGGCTGAATGCCAAATATCCATACTTCGAAAATGGGATTTGTCGGGATTGGGATAGCCTACATTATTCATTACAGAAAGCTCACCGCTGTCATACAACTCTTTAAAATAGGAGAGTGCAGGATTGATTCCGGCTTCATCGGTTAATTGTAATGAATTTTGAATGGCAATGGTATTTCTTTGTTTAAAATAAATATCGTTTCGGGTCGGAATGATCGTATTCAGACCGTCATTTCCACCTGTGAACTGAAGCACGATCAATATCTTATCGCTTGGTTCCAGTGCTTCATCGAATGTCATTGCTTTCAGGAAGTTTGGCATCAATAAAGATGCAGTAGCCAATGAACTTATTTTTAGGAATTCTCTTCTTTTGATTAACATACAGCTAGTTTTTTTAAGTTAAAGATGATCGGTTGCAGGTGAAAAACTTAAGTCGAGATCTGCAACCCGCTACCTTACATTAACTGATATTCTGGTGTTGACATTAGATTAATAACATTCATTTTCAAACTGTTGTCCGAGAAATCTTTCACAGAATTTATATCTAATGATTGGTTGTTTTGAATTAAATAATCTTCAACATTCTTACCATTAAATATCTTTTCCAAACGGTCCCAGTCAATTGTGATATTTGGGTTTTTAAAGCTTTTTGCTAAGGCGTTTACATTGTTTTTCAATCCCATATCCAGATCATCATCTTCTTTGGGGCGATAATCGAGTGGTCTTAATCCCGACCAAATCTGGGGAATCTGCAATCTTAGCATCAAGGTAGAACTGTCAATCCACGATTTTCCATTAGGCCAGCCTGCAACATTCGGTGGATACAAAAGCATTTGTCCCAGTAATTTCTGATAAACGATGAGGTTTTCCGGATTTTGAATATTCATAGGAAGTGTCCGCATCATTCCGGCCATTAGTTCAATCGGCGATTTTATTCTGTTTCCGATGTTTTTCTTATCATAAAACCATGAACTTGAAAAAATATCCGTCATTAGTTTCTTGATATCGTAATTAGAGTGGTAAAAGCTTTCACTTAGTGTATTGACAATAGCTTCATCTACATTTTCATTGACAAAGAATTTATAAATCTTAGTCGTGATAAATTTTGAAGTTGCTTTTTGCTCAAGGATAATATTGAGGGCATCAGTTCCTGTAAAGTTTCCGGTTTTTCCCAAAAATGTTTTTGTTCCCTCATCATGTAGTTTTTTTCTTTCCACGAAATTGCTTTCCTTGTCAAATCCCCATCCTGTAAATGCTCTTGCTCCCTCTCTGATGTCTTTTTCCGTGTAATTTCCTCTTCCCATCGTGAAAAGCTCCATTACTTCACGCGCAAAGTTTTCATTTGGATGATCCTTTTTATTTTGCTGATTATTTAAAAAGTTCAGCATGGCAGGAGCCTGGCTTACCTCAAATAAAAGATCTTTGAAGTTTCCCAGTGCATTTTTTCGGATCACATTCAGAATTTGCCTGTTGAATTTTGGATTAACCACTCTGGAAGCAAAATGGCCATGCCAGAAAAATGACATTTTTTCTCTCATCTGCTCTTTGCTGTTCACCATTTTATCAAGAAAATTCAGGTTCAACTCTTCATTTTGTTCACGGTAAACCTGTTGCATTTCCTTTTTCTTTTCAGCCGGAGCTTTATCGTTCATCATGTAATTGCCACTTTCAGCAATATCAGGCGTTTCATAATTGATAAAAAGAAAAGCCTCTTCTGTAAAGAGATCATGAATTAAGCTTTTAATATCCTTTTTGTGAAGATCTTCGAGCTGATTGATGCCTGCTCCGAAACCTGCACGCCAGAGAAGATGTTTGTTATTGGTGAGCGATGAGGTTGCCATATTGGTATTTTGCTTTTTGGATAGATTTGATGATGAAAAGTTAAATTAATAATTATTAATATTTCTTTTAAAAATTCCAATCTTTTTATAATATATATTTATCATTCTGAATAAAACATAATGAAATGAACAATCTTTCGGTAATGGAGTAGATTCCTCCTTTCTTCGGACCGATATACCTTGGAAAAGAACATATTATAAAAGTCGATTTTTTTATGAAAAATGATTAAACAATCATTTAAATTTAGTGAAATATAATTAATTGAAAACCATTATTTTGTGATTTTAATTAGTGTTAAAAGAAGTGTTTTTTCCTTGCTTGGCACGATTTTTACATCTTCTTGGATAGTAAAATTTAAAAATCAGAGTTATGAAAATGTTTAAACAAGCAATTTTATTTGCTGGAATTTTAACAGCGGGTGTATTAAGTGCGCAGGACTCAAAAATGAATAATATGATTAAAGTAGGAGCGAATGCAGGTTTAGCTGTTCCTGCGGATAACGTTTCTGCTGCAGTTGGTGTGGATGTTGCTTATCAGAATCTAATTACACCGGGATTTGGTTTAGGTATCGCAACAGGATATACTCATTATTTTGGAAAAAACAATAACGGATATAATAATAATGACGTAGGTGTAATTCCTGTAGGAGCATTAATCAGAGTTTATCCGAAACAGACAGGATTTTACTTCGGAACCGATTTAGGTTATGGATTCCTGGTTGGAGATAACAAAGTAGCTTCTAATTCTACAGTGGATAGACCAGACGGTGGTTTTTACATCAAACCGGAAATCGGATACCATAACCAAAGCTGGAATTTCTTTGTACAATATCAGAAAGTATTTGCAGGAAGTAAAGGAGATTTAGCTGGTCAGGACTATAATGTGGGCAACCTTGGTATAGGATTCTCTTATAATATTCCATTAGGAAAGTAAAAATATTTTATTATAAACAATTATTAACCAAACCTTTTCAGTTTTGTGAAAAGGTTTTTTATTTACCTGTAGAATTTACAAAAAGTATTATTATATTTGATAAAACTTGAGATTATGAACTTAAATCCAAAATTTCCGCTTTATTTACCAGGAGTGAAGAATGGTAATAATGACAATGTTTCGATTATTGGAGCAAGCCTTAGTGAAGATGTGACGACATTAGGTTATTTTGTTTCCGGTAATGAAGGACTAAATATAAAAATTCAGACTCATTATCCTACGAAGTCGTTTTCTTCTTTTTCTGAGATTTTAGAAAAATTTATTCAGGAAAATCAACTTGAAAATGTAAAACGATTAGGTATTGCAATTCCGGGTCCGGTAATGAATGGGAAAAGTCATCCTATACGATTAGGCTGGAGTTTTGATCAGCAAGAATTTATCACAAAATTCGGGTTCGAAAGAGCTGATATGCTGAACGACCTTGAAGCTTCTGCATATGGTATGGCACTTTTAGAAGACAATGATCTGGATCCTATTTATACAAGCGGTCATCTGGAAAAAGGAAATGTGGCGATTATAGCACCTGGGAACGGACTGGGTGAAGCCGGATATTTCTTTGATGGAAAATACCTAAGACCTTTTGCTTCTGAAGGTGGACATTCTGAGTTTTCTCCGCGTACCAACGTAGAGGTAGAATTCTATCAGTTCTTAAACAATATTTATGGAATTGTGAGTTGGGAAAATGTGCTTTCAAAAACAGGATTATTCAATATCTATAGATTTTTGAGAGATGTAAAAAGACATCCTGAACCGGAATGGTTAGGAGAGAAGCTTACAAAAGGTGATTTTGTTCAGGAGCTATTTAAAGCTGCCATGGAAGAAGATGTTCTTATCTGTAAAATAACATTAGATACTTTTCTGGAATTTTTAGCGAGAGAAGCCAATAATCTTGCCCTTAAGCTTAAAGCGACCGGAGGACTGCTGATTGCAGGAGATATTCCTCAATCGATAAGAGCATATATTAATAAGGAAAACTTCTATGAGAAATATAAGATCAGTGATAAGATGGAAGAAATGTTGAAAAGCATTCCGATTTACCTGATAAAGAATAATAATACGGCATTGAACGGAGCAGCGCTCTATACGGCTTATTATCAAGAATAAAAAAATCTCCGAAGAAATTCGGAGATTTTTTTTGATGATATGATTCATGAAAATAATTAACTTTATTGATGTACATCAATGAAATCTATCAGGTAAGTTGTCTATTTTTGCATCAGTTAAATAAACAAGTAATAACTTAATTCAATGAAAAAAATATTTTTATTAGCGGTTTTAGCTGGTGGATTAGCTTTCGGGCAGACAAAAAAAGTAGTAGCATCTGATGTTCATTGGTGGGGATATAAAGTAGCTAAATCTGAAGCTAGTTCTCATGACGGAACGATCAAAGTAAAATCTGGTAACGTAGTTTTAAAAGGAAACCAGGTTGTAGGAGGTACTTTCGTTTTGGATATGACTTCAATCAACTCAACGGATCTTTCTGGGGAATATCAGCAGAAGCTTAACGGGCACTTGAAAAACGGAGATTTCTTCGAAGTTGAAAAATACCCTACAGGAACCTTCAAAATCACTTCTGTAAAGAAAAACAACGATAAGACCTACAATAGCCTGGTAACAGGAAACCTTACTGTAAAAGGTAAAACAAATCCTGTTTCTTTCCCTGCTAAGATTGCAGTTGCTAACGGAGCAGTAACTATTGAGTCTAATAAGTTCTCTTTCGACAGACAAAAATTTGACGTTGCTTACAAGTCTACCATGCAAGATGTTTTTGTGAAAGATGATATCGACATGACCGTAAAAGTGACTGCTAAATAATTTAAACAAAAAAAGATTGTTAAAAGTGTAGAAGTTCTACACTTTTTTTTATTTTTGTTGAATTGTAAATAAAAAAGAATGAAAAGATTACTATTGTTGGCTATGATGTGTGTTTGCATGTCATTTGTTTTTGCTCAAAAGAAAGGAGATAAAGTGATAAAGGTGACTTCATCCGAAATCAGATGGTGGGGTTATAAAGTTGTAAAGACTCAGGAAACGTCACACTCTGGAACTGTAAAGCTAAAAAGCGGGAAATTCAATTTCGATAAAACAGTTTTGATAGATGGTGAGTTTGTTATTGATATGAGAAGCTTAATGGCGGGAGATGTTTCTGAAGAAGATCAGATTAAGCTTACCAACGACTTAAAAAGTACAAATTTCTTTGAGGTTAAAAAGTTTCCAACGGCAACGTTTCATTTAACTAAAATTTTACCATTGGCAAATGGGGCTTACAATTCAACAGTATACGGAGATTTTACATTGAAAGGTGTTAGAAAAACGATTTCTTTCCCTGCGAATGTATATATCACTCAGTTTACAGTAATCATTGAATCTGCTAAGTTCTCATTGAACAGAAGAGATTTCAAAGTATTCTACCAGTCTTCATTAAAAGATTATTTTATTAAAAATGAAATGGATATTCAATTCAAGATTTCTACAGAGAAACTGGATAACGAAAACAGAGTTCCTGTAAAAAAGAAATAATTTTTTTAACAATATTTAAATATGGACAGCTTTCAGAAGTTGTCCATATTTTTTATTTTAGAGGGATGAAAATTTATGTAATAAGCGGATTAGGAGCCGATTTTAAAGTGCTGGAAAAAATACAGTTTCCTACACAACATGAAATTGTCTTTATAGACTGGCTCATTCCTGAGAAAGATGAAAGCTTTGCTGCTTATATAAAAAGGATGGCTGAAAAGGTTGATGATTCGCAGCCGTTTTATCTTTTAGGATACTCTTTCGGAGGAATAATGGTGCAGGAAATTAATAAGCTGAAACCTGCTGAAAAAGTGGTGATTTTGGGAAGTATAAGATCGGATAAAGAAAAATCAAGATTAATAAAAGCGGGAGAAATTACAAGAATTCCTAAAATTCTACCTGAGAGTTTATTCAATGAAAAAACAACAAGGGCTTATTCCGTATTTCGAAAATTTTT is a window of Candidatus Chryseobacterium colombiense DNA encoding:
- a CDS encoding AAA domain-containing protein — translated: MENLNPEIFQAFQNKLKTGNRRGVHLNAIPGNSRYKFDLARLSEIHKSLPEHFIMNLLTQKNVNFKFSIHDKITDEISKTEEKESTYLFDDENEGTENKTTEVAQIKDKTRETVLEKLSIGLENLIFQNEVIQSEKGINSLGFGFPMLIRKDMDGQISASPILIWSVNIKPVNELNTWEISRTEDDPIYVNEVLINHLQNDSGIVVEQISEEMLADGKIDKPELSQICQTLLDQLKITQNLDFILNNYEEIPLIKTKASYEEQLQNNGDAIIIKSGVFSIFEVQKQNIINDYESLKREFKPLENVIKPDFQSIASVETDPSQQGILESLKSQTKILIQGPPGTGKSQTLTAVLVNALENKQKTIVVCEKQTALEVLYNALHKLGLERYCIMIKDSVSDRKFVVDAVRNTIDTIDFKKQKPSHSVQSLKDQLTEILQHKTTINTVHELLNSDLISGKNWTEIVGDLLTFHNTKENIDVQDIRFSFSEEEGKEIEYVLEKGKEVYQEYQPFEKSSFINPEQLIRENFHNSLQNLDDTFRDYEKRWDEIQSLIINFKPVYEEKKKQDFSQNFQKLSSLINETEVITSVLNQNSEEFHPEITNGFFYKFTALFSSAKKKKISNQKRLLEISSAIKKISLNEFFPSIELSDNLWNNRNEILNYRQKIQHLQSEFSSQLEQQFNTIDFLNVFDPVISGKETEIIAQRIQQLKKNISNDQWVKDLNFGNTYQNFDQYMIAVLDQYRTYRNHPENPLLAEFNWFYFYQPLNVFQKKMLEKLQSVSNWKASFYAAYFPLLLSKYSDSQLNFNEKNYEEIRKQIMQYRSSQQNFIQYFWNDAQQNAVKTFEQTNKDITVANLYNKRSSVNHKRLTLRQIVQKDIDLFTKFFPIILTTPDACSNLFQGKNFYFDHVVFDEASQLKLEDNLPAMLKGKNIIIAGDEHQMPPSNYFSKVFDGTIEDEDEIESENEVITYKNSLLNIESLLDFATESQFEKNHLDFHYRSKHPYLIDFSNHAFYNSRLKPLPIKSESVPIEFFQVDGIFDDHKNKEEAEKVLEILQNIQPLKDGNYPSVGIATFNISQRNYIKRKIVQETNLPGNEVFKEKIQGLEAAGLFIKNLENIQGDERDIIILSTTYGRKPGGKFIQSFGPINHTKGYKLLNVIITRAKEKIYVCNSIPEEIFSNYKEALAQEGSNNRKAVLYAYLAYCKAVSGKNENQRLEILNTLDQFGYTNRAEKNNGSSAFIDVIYNRLEKDLPHLKLLKNHHFGGYEFDILIEKEDGKSIIVEAMSKEKYSGNLGYLEDVHKEKIVKNTGSEYVRIWSQNCWQNFDAEIQKIHKKIS
- a CDS encoding HopJ type III effector protein: MMTEQLKNAPETIQFKEVIAHIDDHYHFTPTKFTNGNTVNEENQNNGSCKVFSYAKLNSLSKEDTLHLFGEFYREDVLKNPEGTDHQNIRNFIEFGWGGIAFEGEALIKK
- a CDS encoding WYL domain-containing protein, whose protein sequence is MSSNKNALIRYKTLDKCLKNKYRKYTLEDLIDECSEALFEFEGKESFVSKRTVQLDLQNMRSEKFGYEAPIEVYERKYYRYSDPEYSIHNISVNESDLKAMNNAVQILKQFKDFSMFKEMNGVIQKLEDSIHSTSQKSIIHLDKNEQLKGLEHIDMLYDAILNKKVLNITYKSFKARESDSYVVHPQLLKEFNNRWFLICFNKDYAYNLALDRMENIQVEEKIEYIDKNLDGDEYFKDIVGVTVSPTMAPRNVVFFVDAANAPYVKTKPFHASQEIISETNEGIIFKICVQLNYELERLLLGFGESLVVHKPRKLRLRLQEKFMAAHKNYENFVADDED
- a CDS encoding DUF1501 domain-containing protein, which gives rise to MLIKRREFLKISSLATASLLMPNFLKAMTFDEALEPSDKILIVLQFTGGNDGLNTIIPTRNDIYFKQRNTIAIQNSLQLTDEAGINPALSYFKELYDSGELSVMNNVGYPNPDKSHFRSMDIWHSASRSDQYLETGWLGRFLDEECYRCEHPTQALEVDDMLSLALKGQNNKAFAFKDPKRLYQTSQEKYFKSLYDHHHDDETVSYLYQTLGSTINNAGYIFEKSKAKKTEQTYPNSQLGKDFKTVSSLIKSDINTRVYYLSVGSFDTHVNQNERQQKLFADINEAVKSFVADMKSNGLFDNILLMTFSEFGRRVAQNASNGTDHGTANQMFFISGGLKKKGLLNTLPDLTHLNEGDLIYSEDFRKVYATILKNWLKADSSKVLGWKNGVYDFI
- a CDS encoding DUF1800 domain-containing protein; this translates as MATSSLTNNKHLLWRAGFGAGINQLEDLHKKDIKSLIHDLFTEEAFLFINYETPDIAESGNYMMNDKAPAEKKKEMQQVYREQNEELNLNFLDKMVNSKEQMREKMSFFWHGHFASRVVNPKFNRQILNVIRKNALGNFKDLLFEVSQAPAMLNFLNNQQNKKDHPNENFAREVMELFTMGRGNYTEKDIREGARAFTGWGFDKESNFVERKKLHDEGTKTFLGKTGNFTGTDALNIILEQKATSKFITTKIYKFFVNENVDEAIVNTLSESFYHSNYDIKKLMTDIFSSSWFYDKKNIGNRIKSPIELMAGMMRTLPMNIQNPENLIVYQKLLGQMLLYPPNVAGWPNGKSWIDSSTLMLRLQIPQIWSGLRPLDYRPKEDDDLDMGLKNNVNALAKSFKNPNITIDWDRLEKIFNGKNVEDYLIQNNQSLDINSVKDFSDNSLKMNVINLMSTPEYQLM
- a CDS encoding glucokinase, which gives rise to MNLNPKFPLYLPGVKNGNNDNVSIIGASLSEDVTTLGYFVSGNEGLNIKIQTHYPTKSFSSFSEILEKFIQENQLENVKRLGIAIPGPVMNGKSHPIRLGWSFDQQEFITKFGFERADMLNDLEASAYGMALLEDNDLDPIYTSGHLEKGNVAIIAPGNGLGEAGYFFDGKYLRPFASEGGHSEFSPRTNVEVEFYQFLNNIYGIVSWENVLSKTGLFNIYRFLRDVKRHPEPEWLGEKLTKGDFVQELFKAAMEEDVLICKITLDTFLEFLAREANNLALKLKATGGLLIAGDIPQSIRAYINKENFYEKYKISDKMEEMLKSIPIYLIKNNNTALNGAALYTAYYQE
- a CDS encoding YceI family protein, which translates into the protein MKKIFLLAVLAGGLAFGQTKKVVASDVHWWGYKVAKSEASSHDGTIKVKSGNVVLKGNQVVGGTFVLDMTSINSTDLSGEYQQKLNGHLKNGDFFEVEKYPTGTFKITSVKKNNDKTYNSLVTGNLTVKGKTNPVSFPAKIAVANGAVTIESNKFSFDRQKFDVAYKSTMQDVFVKDDIDMTVKVTAK
- a CDS encoding YceI family protein, whose amino-acid sequence is MKRLLLLAMMCVCMSFVFAQKKGDKVIKVTSSEIRWWGYKVVKTQETSHSGTVKLKSGKFNFDKTVLIDGEFVIDMRSLMAGDVSEEDQIKLTNDLKSTNFFEVKKFPTATFHLTKILPLANGAYNSTVYGDFTLKGVRKTISFPANVYITQFTVIIESAKFSLNRRDFKVFYQSSLKDYFIKNEMDIQFKISTEKLDNENRVPVKKK
- a CDS encoding alpha/beta hydrolase, encoding MKIYVISGLGADFKVLEKIQFPTQHEIVFIDWLIPEKDESFAAYIKRMAEKVDDSQPFYLLGYSFGGIMVQEINKLKPAEKVVILGSIRSDKEKSRLIKAGEITRIPKILPESLFNEKTTRAYSVFRKFFDPKNPKVLQYFRVKDPYYLKWSIEKISEWKFEETSKVVQILGDRDIVFPIKNSKPDYVIKGGTHLFPATKFKEVSRILQHEFI